The nucleotide sequence CTCGCTGGGGCCGGAGCCCACGAGGGCGGTGGGGAAGGGGAACTGGCCTTCCCCCAGGGCGTGGGCGCCGGCCACCAGCTCCCCAATCTTCTCCACCAAACTGTGCCGGTTGGCAGCCAGCTGTTggtcctcctcttcctcagcgGAGAGGTGCTGGCCGGCCCCGGGGTAGACAGAGATCTCCATGGCACCGCCACCCCAGGCAGTGTTGGGAAGGCTCAGCCGCTTGGGCGAAGCTTTGGCAAAATCCAGGGGGTTCGGAGAGGCATCGTCGGCGTAGAAGACGCACTCCTCACTGCCCACCCGCGTGGGGCCAGCGTAGCCGGGCGAGTCGGGCACCGTGGGGGTCTTCACAGGGACGATGGGGGGTCGGATGGGGATGGGGCCAGCGTTGGAGAGCGTACGGCGGACCGAGGGCTTGGTGGAGGGCGTGCGGCGGATGGTGGCCACCCCCGGGGTGGTGCCGGCCGGTAGGTTGGTGCCGGTGGGCAGCCCAGCGGTGGAGGCAGGACGCTTGGTCTGGATCATCCGCCGGTAGTTCTGGGCGATGTTGCTGTTGCGTGGGATGGTGGAGGACTTGTCGAAATCACTCTGGGGGTCACACTCCACGTCACCGTTCACTGAGTAGCAGTCGTAGTCGGagcctggggagggagcagcaccaTCAGTGTGGATGGAGAGGCAGCGGGGGCCAAGCCCAACCATGCCACCAaagccagccccagccaccTCCATCACAGCACAACAGCAACCAAATTCAAGTGCCATGATCGTCACACAACCACTACTGTCCCAGTCATTGGTGGCACAACTTGCTCACCatcaaaaccaaacaccaccacTGGAACGAAACCTCAATCACCCCAACCATCACACTGAAATCGCAACCAAACCCAACTGTCACCATCACAACCACCTCAGCCACGGCCATCACAACACGATCACAGCCAACCTCCACTGTCACCACCACGTGCTCATAACTGGCTCAGCCATCATCACACCAACATCACGACAGACGTGGTTACTTCATCTCCAACTACCGTCTCTGTTGCCATCACCTACCCTCTGCCACAATCTCCACCTGTACTCAacctctgcacacagacacatcAACACATCACCACAAACCATAACCTGTTACAGCACTTCCTGGCACAACTGCACCCACTGAGTCCCAGCTAACACCCAAATAACCATGAAAAGCTGTGATTATTTGTGGTACCCCACCAGCCCCTACACAGTACGAGCACAGCCCAATGCTATGACACCCAGAGCACACAAATGTGCCTCAGGACCACCAAAATTTGTGCTGTACACCTTCCCACTCTAAGTGCCATTTCAGGTGGTCCCAGGTACCCCCTGTGCCAGTACCTTGGGAAGGGATGGTGTCCTCAGAGCAGGAGGGGGTGGTGGTCTGCGTGCTGTAGCCACTGGAGTACTGCAGCGAGTCCCGGCTGCTCTTCTGGTGCTCCAAGCTCAGCCCACGGGTCAAGACCATGGCCAGGTCACTGGCGGCAGGGGACACCTCCTCCCCATGCTGCTGGGGCAAGGGGCACTATCAGCACCCTGGTTCCTCCTCTGGGagtccccaggagccccccacCTCTGcgccctccctgctgcagccggTACCTTGGCGGCAATTGTAGCCGGTGACATCCGGGGCCTGGGAGCATCCTCAGCACCGACGCCTGGGTACCCCCCAGCAGGAGAGCCCATCTCGGCCTCCCGCAGGTGCTCCACACGGTCCTTGCGCCGCTGCAGGGTGGGGACCACTGGCTGGTCATAGGGGCTGGCCTTGGACCAGTCCTGCAACGGGCAAGGCATGCGGTTCATGCTGGTGACACTGGAACTGTGAGTGTGGCAGGAGGGGTCTCAAGCTGACGTTCCCCGTTTCGAGCCATGGGTGCTGCTCAGGATGCCCTGCCCCATGCAGGAATGGAGGGGAGGGTCTGGGGGCTGAACCCCATGAAGTGAGGGGGGAAACGTGTGAAATGCAACCCTGATGGGATGGCAAGGACTAACCGAGGTGGGGGAGCTGCACTCGCTAACTGACTGGCAGGTTTCGGATGCCTCTGAGGACGCCGAGCTGGAGGACTTCTGCTGTGCCGTGACGAGCCGAGAGCCAGAAGGTGAGAGAAGAGGCAGTTAGCAAGCAAAGCCAGAGCCATGATCCCAGTTagagcagcacccacagctcccctggaTGAGCAAggcccccagccctcctcccctctggcGCTGGATGCAGGATGGCAAGCAGGATGTGACCTCGGCAGTGGGGTCGGTCAAGAATTAGGATGATGCACTGCCCCAACCCTTCCCCATTCTCACCCCAAGCCGAGCAAAGCCAACAGGTATTTTGGGGAGTGGGGACCTTGCTGGGTTGGTGATGCCAGGTTAGTGTGGACAGGTGGGAATGGCAATTCCCTGGGGATCCTGGAGCATCCTTGGCACTGGGGATGGTGCAGCATGAAGGGGAAGCTTTGCTCCATGCTGCCTGGTGGGTGACTGGCACAAACTGGGTATTATGGGGCTGCGGTGATGGGGAAACAccctgtgccccatccctggcggAATTCAGGGATGGGGTTTCTCTGTCGTGCGGCCCAGGATGCCCCCAGGTATGGCAGACACCATATTCCCAGTATTTTTTTCCCGTGATGCCAACACAGATGGAAATACTGAGGGTGGGTGTCATCACCTCTGCACCGGGCCCTTGTGGTGCACCCAGCACCACCCACCCATTCTACGGAagaagaaactgaggcacggaaGTCGGCAGCAGGGCCCACCCTCCCTGTACCTGGCTGGTGATGTCCGAGGGCATGGGGGAAGGCGGTTTGGAGTAAGCGGCGTCCTGGGAGATGAAGCCGGAGTCGTGGGAGGAGACGCTGGAGAGGCGGGTGGCGGCGGcagggggctgtgccaggctgcgGTAGCGATAGGTGGAACTGGGTGAGCAGGTCTGAGCCCCGCCGGGCCACGCCATGCCACCCTTGGCACTGCTAACGCTGCTGGGGGGGCGCCGGGGGGACGGGGACACGCCGGTGGGGAggacaaaggaaggaaaagacagTTTAAGACAGAGGTTCGGAGGTGGCAGGATGGCCAGCAGCCTGCCACACATCCCAACctagggaaactgaggcacggagTCCTCCTGGGGTAGTCCCTTTGACGCCAGGGGTGGCCCTGTGGCAGGgaacaggctggggacaggacagaggtgGTATGCTTGCCCCCAGACACTCATGCACAGCACACATCGACCCCAGGCCCCCATCCTGCCCCACAGGtccaccagccctgcccagtgcaCCAAGACCAATTCCTTCATATTAATGGGAGCCACTTGCCCATGTGGACATGAGAAGGTGGACATGCACCTTGTGAGCATCCCCAAAGGCCGTAAGCATCATTAACCCACTGAGGTTAACGAAGAGGTCTGGATTTCCTGGCTGTGGTTGGGTGTGGAGCCCACCTCACCATACCTGCACATGCTGGACTTgcgggagctggagctgctgggcgAGGACGGTGGCGTCTGGTAGGACCAGCTGTAGTCAGAGCCCTTCAGGTCCTTGATCACCTGCAGGAAAGATTGGGTCTAAGTCCTCCTAAAGATGCTCCCCTGCTCCCTTGACCCCTGGCTCGCCCCTACTGACCTGCTCACTGGCGGGGGGCAACTTGTGGGGCTCAGCGGTGAGCACCACCAGGTCCTCGATGATGCCCTGCAGGTGGGTGATCTCGCCCAGCATGGTGAGCTCCCCGTTCTGAGGACACACAGGAGAGAGCATCAGCACCCACTGGGCAGAAGCAGCAACCCCTGACCCTCCCAGCCCCCAACACTCAccaccacgggctgcaggaaGGTGATGAAGGTGCAGAAGCGGCCCCGCTCCTCGATGAGCGCTTTGCGGACCGCCTGCTTCTCcgtctcctccagcagcaggtaCATGTCATTGACATCCTGCAGGGCATTgtccagctggggctgcaggtccCCCTTCCCTGTGACATGGGGCACTGTCAGCGCTGGGCTCTCCTGGCACCCTCCCAGTCTGCTGGCGGTGCCACTGCCAAGCCAAGGCCATTCCCCCAGCTTGGGGACATCACCCCATCCTCACATTCCGGCAGATACCATAGGTCTCCCACTGTGCCCATATTCCTGGAAGGCCCAGGAGCACCctcaccccacagcagccctgggcagggggctcctctgccaccccatccccatccctggcacccGGGACCAGAGGATCCCTTGGGCTGCCACACGGGGGGGCTGGCATCGCCTCAGGATATGGGGTGCAGGCTAAGCTAAGCTAAAAGCAGGGTGAGGGTGGGAACAGGGAGCGGATggacggacagacagacagaggcTGGGGAGACTGGGGGAGAAGATGAGGAAGCAGAGAGGGGGCCGGTGGTGGGGGGCAGCAGTTCACTTACCAAGTAGCTCTACAGGAAGGAtgtggaggggagggaagagagaaggagacAGAGAAAACGTGTGAAAAGAGGCCAAAGGCTGGGGCGCGTGCCCCGCCTCCCCACCACCCTGGGGCCGTGCCCGCACCTCCCTTTCTACGGGGGGCAGCAGGACCCCCCTAGTGCCCACCCCCCAGTTGGCAGTGCCACAGCCGGGATACCGGCCCTGGCTAGGGGTGCTGCGGAGGGGCTGGTGGGGGCACCCCCCAGGAGACCCCCTCTCACCTTTGCGAGCCTTTTTCTGGAGCTTGAGGGTGTCAGAGGACTTTTTCTTGATCTCATGGCGTGCTCGCTTGTACTCTGGGGGTGCAGAAGTGCTGTCAGAGGGGAGCCCCGCCCAGCAGCCCAGCCGCCCCGCACGGATCCATCCCGTCTCCCTCGTACCTTTCGCATGGTCCTTGTCCAGCTGGTTGGCAGTTTTCTTCCAGTCCTCAATCCTGTCCTGCAAAGGGTTTATCAGGCTCTCCATGAGGGcgctggagcagggagagagaagcagagagTGTGGGGAGCGCCAGAGCCAGGGGGGAGCCATTCCCCCATCCCATGCCCAGCCAACATCCAGCATCCCCTTCTTCAGCAAAGGATGAGCCTGCCCAGGCCGTGTCACCAACGCCTGCAGGTTTGGAGCAAAGCTGATCCCGGTCCTGCTTACTTGGTGAACTGCCGGAGCTTGGCCTCGATGCTGCGGTGCCGCATGCACATCCGGGTCAGCGCCGAGCCAATGTCCCTTGTGGCACCTGGAGGGGAGCAAAGCGCCACTGAcaaggggcagggacacccccacagcagccccagcccagtttgtgcagtgggagcagggtggCTTGTGACAGGGACGAGCAGCGCTGGTTTGCACTGGACATTGGGGACACTTTATGCAGGGGGTGGCTTGTTTTTTTCCCACGATAAATCCACGAATAAATCATCACCCACTAACTAATACATGAAACACTAAATATCTCTTCTGGAGGCTTTGAAATTAGAACCCgctcccattttttttttctggtttgtctTAAATTTGGCACTGGGGGGCcaggggagggaaaggatgaGGTACTCTGGCTTAGTTCCAGGCAGTCAGCTCTGTTCCACACCTCCACGCACAATCTCGAGTGGATAAAAAGGGAATCCAAACTCCTCGGGGGGGATATTTGCGAGCAGCAGATAGCAGGAGCATCCTTTTTAGGTGAAACCGCTGTTAACGCTGAAGCCTAAGGATGGCCACatggtggcagtgctgctggcaaaTCCCAGGAAAAATGGCAATCAAAAATCCTTGGGTGCAAACTAAGGAGTGACATTCGGCCTTTCTCTCccctaaaaaaccctccaaaaacaCCTCCCCCCCTTTTGCAGGGGTTTTGGATGACATTCAGTCCCCCAGTGCTATGAAAATAGGGAACCCATGGGCCAGGGCCTTCCCTGCACTGGGGTAGTCTCCTAATCCAGCTCCTAATGCTCttatcccagctcctgctgcttctaATCCGATTCTCATGCACTGTGTGCaaggccagcagccagcccccacccagtgcctcagtttccccacagcgctgctctgcctcccaccctcccaAGAAGCCCTGCAGGTACAGCAGCACTACAGGGTGACACCGACTCCTGTGGTGCTggtccccagctgtccccagcattGCGCCTGTGCCTCCTCCTTGCTTtggctgcctgggctggcagagagctgggggAGCCCTAATCCCCTTGGTGCAGTGGGCTAGTGGGTTTGGAGGCAAAGCTGATCCTGGCTcaagctgctgcctcctcctcctcctcctcctcgcgTGGCTCCAGATGGCCTGGATGCCGCCAGTCTGCAAACCAGCCCGGGACCATCTGCTTGGCAGAAGCCAAGCGGTGGGAAGTGGCTCCTCGCTGCCAGCGGGCACCCGGAGAGGGTCTGGGGATCCTTCCCCTCACTCCCCAACAGTATGGGGGACCCCACGTGCAGCCTTGGCTCTTCAGTCACCTCTCTGGTGAGGTGGGGTTTCTCCCCAAAACAGGCGAGCTTGGATTCCTGGATTCCTCTCCAGCTAATTCCCCTCTCCTGGAGacccctggagcagccaggaccCCCCTGAGAACTTCCCAGGTGGGTGCCAGGGACAAGGAAGGTGGATTGTGCATCCCAGGGAGAGAGATGGGTGCAGGAGACCACAGTGTGGGGCTGAACCACCCTGAatgtcccagccccactggaAAATGTGGCTAAGCACCCACTGGTGGTGAGGAGTAGCACTCACATGGGtgccctcctccttccccctgcccacTCCATCTTTCCAATGCTGCTTCCCAGGGAATGATCCAGCTATGTGTGGGAACAGGTTGGACATCTCTCTGGGGATGGTGAAGCTGCTGCTTGAAGTCCACCCCAGAAATGTGGGCAGGGGACATCCCACAGGGGACACTCAGCACCTGTCCCCCTGCCCAGACAAGCCTGGGGACACCCACCCCCAGGAGAGAGGACCCTACCTCGGGTGTTGGTGGCCATGTCGGCCACTTTCTGGAAGGCATCCAGGAAGGCAACTGCGGCCAGCACCGTGGTCCTGaggcagagagagcagggagggacacaCTCAGTGAGTGTGGGACACACCAGGATGTGCCAAGGAAGAAGGGGGTCCCCCATGTCCCACTGCCTCTGTGGTCACTCACCTGAGCTGGGAGTGCAGCTTGGTGGCCTTCGAGTTGAAATCCTCCCATATGGGGTAGGAGCTCTGCAAGAAGGAGAGGTGACGGTGAGAGACAGGGCCCCTCATCCCCTGCTTGCTtctccagccagggcagggcccctCTTCACTAGTGCAGAGAGACAGCTCAATAGCTTCTCTGATGGCTAATAGAGGCTGAGCACAactcttttccctcctgcttttttccctttccagtcTGGCCACCCAAACTTAGAGACCACGGAGACCTCAGGATTTTGAGTGATCTCTTCCTCATGGGGGTCAAGGTAGGTTATAGGTTTGGAAATTTGAGGgcatgaaatgaaaaatctttaAGACTCTGGCTAGCAGTAGAGGAGACACCCCCAGCACCCGCAGCTTCCCCCCAAAGCACCATCATGGagagctccagccccacagatGGGAGCCCCAGTCCTCACCTCCCCTGAGCCCAAAGACcgacagggcaggaggggaggtcGGGGTCCCCAAAGCCATGAATGGGGCAgctgtgtggggacagggacagggcacaggttAGGGTGGAGGCCACCCTAGTGCTGTCCCAATGAGGCCAACTCTGGTGCCATCCTGGCAAGGTCACCTGTGCAAGACCAGTCCCACTGCCCCTTGTAACAAGGCTATTCCAGGGTTGTCCTGGCATTCCAGTGAAGTCATCCCAGGGTAGTCCCAGTGCCACCATTCCAGCAAGGccatcccagggctgtgctgctgccaccatccCAGCGaggctgtcccagtgccactgTTTCAACAAGACTCTCTTTGGGCTTTCCCAGTGAAGCCAGTCCCAGTAGACCATGCTGGTGCCATTCCAGTGAGGACTCTCCCAGTAATGCCAGCTGCAGCACCATCCCAGCAAGGCCATACTGGTGCCATCACAACAAGGCTGATCCTGATCCACCACACAGTGAGGCCATCCTGGTGTCACCATCCCAGCAAGGCCAGTCCACGTTGTCCTGGTGAGGTTAATCCTGGTGCTGTCTTGACAAGgccatcccagtgccagccttGCATGGCCAGTACCAGTGCCATCATTCTAGTGAAGCTATCCAGGTGCCACCATCCTGGCAAGGCCATTCCAATGCTGTTCCAGTGAAGCTGGTCCCAGTGCTACTATCCCAGCAAAGCCATCCCAGTTGGGCCAGTCCTGGTGTCATCATCCTGGTGAAGCCATGCCGGTGCTGCCATCCTAGCAAGGTCAATCCTGGTCCTGTTGTCCCAGTGACAAAATCCTGGTGCTATCCTGGTGTCATCATCCGAGCAGTGACAGGCGTCTGTAAACTCCCCTAGGACAGCCACCAGGCTGGGACATGTACATCACCACACATCCCCTTGGGCACTATGGCTTGGTGGCAGCTTTGGGGACAAGGTTTGCATTGAGGGGGCATGAGACCAGCCCAGCATTATTTTTTGGGACCACAAAAGTCCCTATTTCTTCATGAGTCAGCAAAGAAAGGGTTTGAGGGTGCCACTTCACACACCGCTTGTAGCAGTGACCCTCTGGTTGTTGGTCCCCAGGGACTGTCACTGCCAGAGGGCTGGGCCACCATTCCTGGGCCATTGTCCCCAGGCCACCTTCCTTGGCCACCCTGGGCAGGGCAAGTGAGGCTCCCCTGCAGAAGGGAGCAGGTTGTGATGCCCCCAAACCCCTGTGATGCCAGGCATGAGGAGGATGGGGAAGAGGACAATGGGGACAAGGACATGCCAAGGTCATTCAGGGACACTGAGAGGAGAGGTAACAGGAATGGAGCCAGCTTAGGGACTGTCACCAACAAACAAATTCTCCCCACCACAGGCCAAGGGGTGCTGAAAAAGCCATCCACCACCAAAATAAGGTCCCTTTGCcctgtggccagcacaggggtcCCAGCCATAGGACCATAAGCACATCACTGCCCTTCAATGCCAGCAGTTCTTCAAGCAGAGTTACTTGTCCCCAGTGCCCGTGCCAGGACACCCACATGGCTGGACAATGGGGACAGCACACCCTCAGGTCACactcagctggagctgtgcagggcacgagctgagccccagctgtAGTGTGGTaggattttccctctttttcatcatttttctttcatttttcccacCTTCAAATGGAATGAAATTGAATCCAGCCGGTTTCCTTGGGTGAGGGGTTCCCAGTCCAACTGCATCTGGATGGTGCTGGGCATGGCACTGGGAGATGACAGCTCCGGGCTGGCTTATCCCCTCTGAAGCCTCAGCGGGGgaatggggaaactgaggcagggacTGCCCCCACCTCCCCCATGGGAGTGTAGGACCCAGCCAGGAGAGGGTGGCTGGAGTGAAGGCATTTGGAGGAGGGAGGCGATCATCCCAGCACTCGTTTCCCACCAGCCCTGGatcccactgccctggggagagTTAGGATTTTCTCTCTGGAGTTtttctcccagccctgaggcACAGTCCGGCTGCAGAGCCACCACTGCCCCTCGAAGGGGTTAATCTTCCcagaaaagcttttatttttttttatcccccctcccctcctttgGCAATGACAGCATTGTCTGGACGGGTCTGCAGCatgaagagaggaagaggaggaggaggaggaggaggaggaggaagagagctTTTGCCTCCCAAAAATGACTAAACCCCAGcgctggagctggctgtgggaATTTCGGCCCCTCGAGATGAAGGAACATGGCTGGTCCCCTCCTCACCACTCAGCCCTTACTCAGAAATAATGCCCCCCAgcattttgaatttatttttttgaaatgaaaacaaacaaacaaaaaggattttttaaacatggccccatcctgctcccagggagggtGGAGGCAATATCCTCTTCCCGGGTTAGGAAATGGGATCAAGGAGCTGGGGGACATTTTTGTTCCACTGGTTTCAACCCCACGGGGtccagcagaaatccaggcTGGGCATGGGGTGGGGCAGGGACAACATGATGCCTGAAATGGGTGGCAATGCCCGGTGTGGGGCCAGTGGTAGCGGGCGAGGGACAGTGACGCCTGGTCTGTGTCACCCGACAGGGGCTCTGGCACCTGGGGATGGATACAGGGCTGATAAGGAGCCAGGATGCCCAGTATGGGCTCCAAAGCCCAGTGCAGGGCCCCGATGCACATTACGGGGTTGATGTGGGGCTCTGGCACCCAATGTGAGACCTCGATGCCCAACACAGTGCTCTGATACCCAGTGAAGGATAACAGGGCAGATATAGGGCTGCAACGCCCAGAATGGGGCTCCAACAGCCAGTGACGGATCTGGGGATCATGTGGGGCTGCAATCCCCAGGATGGAGCTCCAGTATCCAACGGTGGATATAGAGATGATGGGGGGCTGCGGTCTCCAGGGCTCCGATGCCCAACACAGAGCTCCCATGCCCAGTAAGGGGCGGATGTGGGGCTCTGGCAACCCGCGCCGGGCTCCGACAGCCGATGCGGGACCCCGGCGCTCGCTGTGAGGCTGATGTTCGGGCTCCGATACCCGATGCGGGTGTCAATCCCCATCTCGcggctgggcagcagagcctcGCACCCACCGCGAGAGCGGCaccggcggcggcagcgcgggggctgcctggggaagcCGGGCGATGGGGGAACGGTGCGGGGGGAGCGCTGTCACGACAGCAAAACCCGGGTGCGGGGGGGATCCCCTACCTTCATGTCGTTGATGATGGCTTGGAAGAGGCCGCCGAGGGCTCCGCACTCCTTCTCCGCCGTCTCCATCGCGGCGCTGCGGcagcccggggcgggcggcgccgccGGGGGAGGCCGCGGCGGCGGGCCAGGCTcagcggcggcggggggcgggcggcgcccgggcggcggcggcggcggggggggcacagcggcggagcggcggcggagcCGGGCGGGGCATCgcccccctgcctccctccttccctccctccctgtcgCCCTCCGCGGGTGCTGCGCGGACCCGCCGCCCCCTGGCagcggcggagcggagcggagcggggcgcggGGAGCTCGGCCCGGGGCGGtggcgggggcggggcggggcgggcgctgcgcGGCACAtgcgccgcccgccgcgggccgggggctgcgggcggcgggGGGGACGGTCGGGTCAGCTCCAGGGGTGCTCCGGGAGCCGCTGCGGGCAACCTGCAGGACACGCAGGGTGACGGAGAGGGGGCAGCCCCCGTGGCTCTCGGGGATGCTCTTGGCGCGGGATCGGGGAGCAACACTGGTTGGACTGGTGGACGCAGGACTACAGCGGAGGGAAACCCGAGGGATACCTGGAGATGCGGCACTGgtgggggcagcactggggtttGCTCCCGTGGCGGGTAGGAACCCCCAGGGATTATTATCTTGGGGTgctgggtgaggagcaggagagcaCCAGGGAGTATGTGAAGACACTGCACTTGGAAATGCCATGGGATGCCAGGGGGCAGTCCCAGACCTCGGGAGGCGCAGGGGGGATGCTGCCTCTCCCCAAAGGCTGTTTGACCCCCATTGCCTTCCTGACCCTCGAAGATGTGCTGGAGGGTGAAGTCCCTCTGCAGCAGTTACACGACAGCTCTGAAATGTGTCTGTGCACTCCATTATCATGGGGCCATGGGAAATGCACGGCCTGTCAGCAGACAACCCTTCCCACGGCCATCCCAAGGCCCCAGTCCCAGCCTCCTGGGATCTGGGGGTGCCAGGCTGAACCCCAGCAAACCTCCCTGCCCCTCGCAGTGCAACGACACTCAGCTGGGGCAAGGGCTTCAGCCTGAGCCACCTATTCCCCCTCCTGCCAGAAAAGTAGTCTTGATCCTATGCTGATGATGCCCACGCTGCTCTGGACGGTGTTGGTCAAGAGCCACCCATAAGGAAACAATTACGGCTCAGCACTCCAGCAGCCGGCTGGAATTTCTCTCCATAAACTCAGTCCCTCAGTGCAGagaggctgctcagcagcaatGAGCTCGGCAGGAGTGAGGCAGAGCCCGCCCGACCCACACTGACAATGACCCAGGGGTCCAGCAATGGGTAACCCCCAGCACCCCGAGAAACCGGCTGCCTCGAGAAGCCACTGCTCACACATCCTGGAGGGCTGGCTGTTAAAATTAACCCGCCGTGACTGGGTCTGGAAAGCCCTTTCCCGGGAATGACAGGAATGTCTTTATCCTGGCCAAAGCAGCGCCGGTATGGGGCTGTTTGGGGAACCCACTGCCAGAGACAGTCTTCCTTGTAAACAGGCCAGAAGCCATAAAAACTCCACGAATTCCTCCAGTCCCCCTTTTCCTGGGATCAAGCGAGGGCCTGAAACATGCAGGGGATGCAATGGTGTCCCCCAAaccacagcagcctggcacgTGCCGGGgtccctcagtgccacaggaCAGGATGAAGGCAATGCTGGCGGCTGCTCAGGGCCAGGAAAATGCCTGTCACTGTGCTGCGGTTTCGTGACCGTGGCCTGGAAgaatttcagtgattttttttttttcctgctgggaagaaGAGCAGGCGGAGAAGTCCTGATTGCTGGCGAGCCAacgtggcagggctgggccagcaCGGGGCACAGGGTCAAGCAAGATGCTCCATGCCATCCCCTGCCCTTGCTGGGTTTTTTGCTCCACTTGGGAACTATGACAGGAAGCCCAGCAACAAGGAATGGGCTGTTCTGCattgcttgtttattttatcATGGGGAGCTTAATGCAGGAACAAGGAATGGAGTCTGGGGTTAGGTCCACtggtccccgtgtcccctcgtGCCAGCTGGGAGTTGAAACAGTGCAGTTGTCCCTGCCAAGCACCAGGGACTCAGAGAGGATGTGTGAATGCAGGGAGGGGGCTGTCAGGCACAGGAGTGTCTCCCCGAGTGAGATGCCTCTGGTGACCTCCAGCAGGGCCCCGGAACCAGAGGGTGGAAGTCAGGGTGGTGAGAGGTGGCTGGCAGCCCCGTGTGCTTGTTTTCCAGGGCGGAAGGCCAGGGGTTGCTCCCgtcttcccttcccctcctccggtgctgctggcagcaggctggACGCTCAGCTGACTGTCACGGGGAAGGCATTAGCAAAGCAAAGGGGAGTTTCCTTGCCCCATTGCAAGAGAAGATGAGGTGCTTTACCCTGGCCCCTTCCTCAAGCAACCCTTCCCCACATccccccagcacccacaggagaggctgggcacagcctgagggtccctcctcatccacagacagagcagaggggaaaaccAGCCCTGTGTTGAGCGCTGGCCCATCTCCATTAAACCCACCAGATCCTCTGGTGGCCAGCAACTGGTGTGCCTGTT is from Prinia subflava isolate CZ2003 ecotype Zambia chromosome 13, Cam_Psub_1.2, whole genome shotgun sequence and encodes:
- the MTSS2 gene encoding protein MTSS 2 isoform X9 translates to METAEKECGALGGLFQAIINDMKSSYPIWEDFNSKATKLHSQLRTTVLAAVAFLDAFQKVADMATNTRGATRDIGSALTRMCMRHRSIEAKLRQFTNALMESLINPLQDRIEDWKKTANQLDKDHAKEYKRARHEIKKKSSDTLKLQKKARKELLGKGDLQPQLDNALQDVNDMYLLLEETEKQAVRKALIEERGRFCTFITFLQPVVNGELTMLGEITHLQGIIEDLVVLTAEPHKLPPASEQVIKDLKGSDYSWSYQTPPSSPSSSSSRKSSMCSSVSSAKGGMAWPGGAQTCSPSSTYRYRSLAQPPAAATRLSSVSSHDSGFISQDAAYSKPPSPMPSDITSQDWSKASPYDQPVVPTLQRRKDRVEHLREAEMGSPAGGYPGVGAEDAPRPRMSPATIAAKHGEEVSPAASDLAMVLTRGLSLEHQKSSRDSLQYSSGYSTQTTTPSCSEDTIPSQGSDYDCYSVNGDVECDPQSDFDKSSTIPRNSNIAQNYRRMIQTKRPASTAGLPTGTNLPAGTTPGVATIRRTPSTKPSVRRTLSNAGPIPIRPPIVPVKTPTVPDSPGYAGPTRVGSEECVFYADDASPNPLDFAKASPKRLSLPNTAWGGGAMEISVYPGAGQHLSAEEEEDQQLAANRHSLVEKIGELVAGAHALGEGQFPFPTALVGSGPSEETPAPPPAASMDPPAEDMLVAIRRGVRLRRTVTNDRSAPRIS
- the MTSS2 gene encoding protein MTSS 2 isoform X11, whose product is METAEKECGALGGLFQAIINDMKSSYPIWEDFNSKATKLHSQLRTTVLAAVAFLDAFQKVADMATNTRGATRDIGSALTRMCMRHRSIEAKLRQFTNALMESLINPLQDRIEDWKKTANQLDKDHAKEYKRARHEIKKKSSDTLKLQKKARKGKGDLQPQLDNALQDVNDMYLLLEETEKQAVRKALIEERGRFCTFITFLQPVVNGELTMLGEITHLQGIIEDLVVLTAEPHKLPPASEQVIKDLKGSDYSWSYQTPPSSPSSSSSRKSSMCSSVSSAKGGMAWPGGAQTCSPSSTYRYRSLAQPPAAATRLSSVSSHDSGFISQDAAYSKPPSPMPSDITSQDWSKASPYDQPVVPTLQRRKDRVEHLREAEMGSPAGGYPGVGAEDAPRPRMSPATIAAKHGEEVSPAASDLAMVLTRGLSLEHQKSSRDSLQYSSGYSTQTTTPSCSEDTIPSQGSDYDCYSVNGDVECDPQSDFDKSSTIPRNSNIAQNYRRMIQTKRPASTAGLPTGTNLPAGTTPGVATIRRTPSTKPSVRRTLSNAGPIPIRPPIVPVKTPTVPDSPGYAGPTRVGSEECVFYADDASPNPLDFAKASPKRLSLPNTAWGGGAMEISVYPGAGQHLSAEEEEDQQLAANRHSLVEKIGELVAGAHALGEGQFPFPTALVGSGPSEETPAPPPAASMDPPAEDMLVAIRRGVRLRRTVTNDRSAPRIS
- the MTSS2 gene encoding protein MTSS 2 isoform X1, encoding METAEKECGALGGLFQAIINDMKSSYPIWEDFNSKATKLHSQLRTTVLAAVAFLDAFQKVADMATNTRGATRDIGSALTRMCMRHRSIEAKLRQFTNALMESLINPLQDRIEDWKKTANQLDKDHAKEYKRARHEIKKKSSDTLKLQKKARKELLGKGDLQPQLDNALQDVNDMYLLLEETEKQAVRKALIEERGRFCTFITFLQPVVNGELTMLGEITHLQGIIEDLVVLTAEPHKLPPASEQVIKDLKGSDYSWSYQTPPSSPSSSSSRKSSMCSSVSSAKGGMAWPGGAQTCSPSSTYRYRSLAQPPAAATRLSSVSSHDSGFISQDAAYSKPPSPMPSDITSQQKSSSSASSEASETCQSVSECSSPTSDWSKASPYDQPVVPTLQRRKDRVEHLREAEMGSPAGGYPGVGAEDAPRPRMSPATIAAKHGEEVSPAASDLAMVLTRGLSLEHQKSSRDSLQYSSGYSTQTTTPSCSEDTIPSQGSDYDCYSVNGDVECDPQSDFDKSSTIPRNSNIAQNYRRMIQTKRPASTAGLPTGTNLPAGTTPGVATIRRTPSTKPSVRRTLSNAGPIPIRPPIVPVKTPTVPDSPGYAGPTRVGSEECVFYADDASPNPLDFAKASPKRLSLPNTAWGGGAMEISVYPGAGQHLSAEEEEDQQLAANRHSLVEKIGELVAGAHALGEGQFPFPTALVGSGPSEETPAPPPAASMDPPAEDMLVAIRRGVRLRRTVTNDRSAPRIS